Within Ovis aries strain OAR_USU_Benz2616 breed Rambouillet chromosome 3, ARS-UI_Ramb_v3.0, whole genome shotgun sequence, the genomic segment ATTttggtcagtttttatttcagaagGGTTCATAATATTCTGTATATAACCAATtttcaatatatacatacacatatataggtctgtacatgtgtatatgtacaatgtatatacaaattataaattgttttgtattatatttgtgtataatttgtatataattaattttgtagtatatttgtatataattaatttttaatctttttcaaaCTTATACAAAAGTCACAAGTGAAGTACTAAGAACTTTTCTAAAAGCATTTGAGAGTGAGTTGCCGAAGTAATGCTTCTTCATCCAGAatagtttgtatattttattttaaaaaaaaggaaatgtattttcCTATGTAACCACAATACAACCATCTAATGATGTATGattatcatttaatcctcaaacatTTTCAAGAGTCGCTATTTATCTTAAtagtatcctttttaaaaaagggaaatatatTTACCTCTGTAACCACAATACAACCATCTATTAATGTATGATTATCATTTAATTGTCAGACATTTTCAGGAGTCGCTATTTATCTTAATACTATCCTTTATAGCGAAAGCATCCAATTCAGAATTACTTATTGCATTTAAATgtcatgtctctttcatttcttcaaaacGGAACAGttcctgagtttttgtttttgtctttttttaataacCTTGACACTTGAAGATTATGGGCCCAAATTATATAGAATGTCTCTCAGTTCAGATTTGTCCCATTTTTAATTCATGATAGCCACCTTTccaggtagcttagtggtaaagaatccacctgccaatgcaggtgacatggtTTTgacccctgagtggggaagatcccctagagaagaaaatggcaaccctctccagtattcttgcctgaaaaatctcatggacagagaagcctggtgggctacagtctatggggtggcaaaagagtcagacatgacttagcaactaaataacaacaatcctTGATAAGACTAAAGTATACTTTATCGGTAGGAATATCACAAAAGTAATGCTATCCTAACTTCAGTGGTaatttgttctttgcttttttttaatagttttttgtttttctttaggcttttttcattttatctgatTTTTGAACTCTATATAAATGGACTATGTTTAATTTTTGCGTCTACTCAGTTTATTTCTTTGGgatattcatccatgttgttgcatataACTATAGTTGGCATGAATCCCAGAAGCAATATAAGAAAGATAAGTCTGATTATATAAAATCAATTGCCAAACTGGGAATACTTGTTGCACTTATATCCTGTAAATGGAATAGATACACATTTCTTACAAATCAgttagaaaaagatgaaaagagtatTTTATATGTTTGTACTTGATCTACTTTAAAACAGAATAGCAGTATGCAAAATACAGAATAGTGTGTATAGAATGATACCATCTTGGGAAAAATTACAAATCCGTGGTATTTTACTATATAGAGAGAAAAAATTTCAGAGACTCACCCCAGTTTTTTATCAAGAGAGGAATTCTAAGGACAGTCACTTTGGAGGGAGGGGACTGTCACTGTCTAAGTCaattagtatttatattttttgtcttGCTTTTCTGGAACAAGCATGTagctatattttcattttaaaaaataaaagaagatctTGATTTTTCTTGTACATTATTAATCCTGTTTAGATATCTATGAAAGTGATCAAATTGTTTAATTTTAGCAGTATATAGTCATCAAATGTTTCATGACTTCAGTGTTACTCTGGACAAACTGAATAGCTCAAGCTGTTCatgaatttttagttttaaaaattttttaccaTAAAAATCAATTTGAATCAATCCTAATGAGATGAATGAAccttagaacctattatacagagtaagtcagaaagagaaagacaaatatcatattctaatgcatatatacggaatctaaaaaaatggtactgaagaatttatttacagggcagtgGTGGAGAAACACATACAGAATAGACTTATAgacttggggagaggggaggagagggtgagatgtatggaaagagaaacatgaaaacttacattaccatatgtaaaatagatagccaacgggaattcactatatggctcaggaaactccaaCAAGgtttctgtatcaacctagaggggtgggatggggagggaggttcaaaagagaggggatatatgtatacctatggctgattcatggtgaggtttgacagaaacaacaaaagtctataaagcaattatccttcaataaaattaatttaaaaaaatttttctatatTGTTCTTGGCTTTTGAGATTCATATTATCTAATTGTATTATTTtaactatattattttaaatagatgtagtttttattatatagaatattatatgcctcatttgtatattttttaattctttttgtataTAGAATATGTTTTTCAGAGGAACAAGAGGGATATTAGTAGCTTCTTAGCTTCCTTTCTTTACTTTCCAAGGGAATTACCTTTAGAATTACAGGGAGTTTTTGATAAAGAGGAGGTGGATGTTAAAGttgaagataagaaaaatgaagtaTGTATGTCAACAAAGCCTGTGTTCCAGCCCTTCTCAGGACAAGGTCACAGACTGGGAAGGTGAGTAGGCTCATGGTCTGTGCTTTTCATAAGCAGAGGCTTGACTAATATTCGGCTTTTAATTATTTCACTATGTAGACCACATATATAGAGTTTATCATTTCTCCCactgaaaatgagattttttttcatgttaacttTTATGAGAACTTCTAAATCATATTCACCTTAGTGAAAATAACACAAGCTGGCACTACACTTAAAAATCATGAAGGCTTTTTTTGGTTTTATCAGATCAAAAGGGCCTGGTTTAATAAGGACATTGGACAAAATTGTGTGGGTAAATCATTTTTTCTCCCTTGCACCCACCACTTGAGCTTTGCCATTAATGTCATAGGGTATATAGGCTAGCTTTGGGAGATAGTATTCTGTAACCAGTGCCTTCAGCATTGCATTCCTCCAATCAGTATCTGAATTTTGAAGTAATACAAGTGAAATAATGCCTGATAAAGTTAGTATCAAAGCCTTTAATTATTTTCAGACTTTGCAGTCTTCATCTTATCTAGTTATGCCTGTGACAGAATGTGCAAAGAGGTTAAATATAGGATTGCttcttatttttatgaattcTCATGTATGAATTATCAAGATTGGTACagtatatacatgcatattcatCCACGAGTATAAAAATATTCAAGTGTGACCTTCAGAGTGATGAAGAAATACTTTATCTCATTTATAACCCAAGGACTGTTCTCTACAAAGAACttatttcttctagaaattttaaccTGGGACATAGGTAAAGTCCATGGATCTGTCAGCACTATAAAATTGTTCTGGAAGGCActattcaaatatatatgtacttaAGTAGTATTCAAGTATACTTATATAACACTCTACAGTCTTACATATTACTTGGATATGCATAATTTCATTAAATTCCTATAATCATCATCTATGATAGGTACAACTGATACTAATATATTTATGTGTTAGTAGGGGAACAGCTGTGACTGGCTAAAATCTTCCTAAAATCTATACTCCCTGTAAAAGTTGTAGAGTAATTGTTTAATGATAAAGTTCTGCTTACTGAAAAACACCCATCTGATTTGTTGTATGGATTTTCCTAGTGCTACACCAAAAATTGTTTCTAAAGCTAAGAATATTGAAGTTGAGAATAAAAATAAGTTGTCTGCTGTCCCACTAAACAATCTGGAACCCATCACTAATATACAGATCTGGTTAGCCAACGGGAAAAGGATTGTCCAAAAATTTAACATTTCTCATAGGTGAGTCTTCTATTTCATTATTTGTCTgatttccgcccccccccccccccgctgagttttaataatatttcttcttttcaagtCACTCAATAGTTATTTTTAAGAACTAACCAAGAATCTTAATAAATAGTTCTCTAAACATAATGTATCATGACAAATGGAAATTCTTGGAcgttaatgaaatatttttgattttttctaCTTATTTCATTAGTTTTATGGCTTAActagatatataattttaaaagaattattttcaatatGTTTTTAAGTAGACCTTTTAGCACTATGTGTATattgtctctcagtcgtgtcctactctgcgcgaccccatagacagcaacccaccaggctcctccgtccatgggattttccagacaagagtactggagtgggctgccattgccttctccattgttaattgtataaaaagaatgaaaatacagGAAAGTCCTGAAATAAACTGAAGTCAATTTAAATTTCATCGCCTAGAGATCATCACTATTACTACTTTGATAAATTTTTCTAGTCACTCatctcttcttaatttttttcattttatttaaagtagGAACATATTGTCTGtaggttttcttctttatttaaaagcatttaaaatttggGAAGGAGATATTACACATGTAAAATATTCTATACATATGTGCTTGGTTAAAATAGTAATAGTGAAATAActtatgcactgctgctgctgctaagttgcttcagttgtgtctgactctgtgtgaccccatagacggcagcccaccaggctcccccatccctgggattctccagggaagaacgctggagtaggttgccatttccttatccagtgcatgaaagtgaaaagtgaaagtgaagtcgctcagtcgtgtccgactcctagcgaccccatggactgcagcccaccaggctcctccatccatgggactttccaggcaagagtactggagtgggttgccattgccttctccgaacttaTGTACTACCTCGCTCAAAACATATGCCAATATATCTTATTTGCCTTTCCATGATCTTATCTGTTTCCTTTTGTGCAAGAGAGAAATCTGTTGTAAATCTGTGTTAATTATTTTTGATGAACTGtgtatgtcctctccctctttaagtatacacacatatacttacATGTAATAACTGAGCTGCCTTTAAGATTGCTGTGATTATATTACATTATAGTGTTCATGATACTAATTGAAAATAGGCCTGTACCAGGTTAAGTGTTTTCTTAACTAGATTTGCATACAACATCACCTGGTATGGAAGAGATAAAGCCCATGTCTGTGTAGAGTTACTGACTGGACCATTTCTGATCCATGCAGAGCTAGTTATGTTGATTTTTCTGTTATATAAATTTTTAGGCATATGCAAAAGTGAGAAGATATAATGATCCATCACTAAGTTCCCACTAAATTATGTTTAAGAAAATCCCAGACTTCACCTTAAATTAGCTAATTCAGGCTTTCATAAAATTACATTAATAGTTTGTGCTATTTTACAGGATAAGCCACATCAAAGACTTCATCGAAAAATACCAGGGATCTCAGAGGAGTCCTCCCTTTTCCCTGGCAACGGCTCTTCCTTTCCTCAAATTGCTAGATGAAACACTCACCCTGGAAGAAGCTGAGTTACAGAATGCTGTAATCATTCAGAGACTCAAAAACACCGCTGACCCTTTTAAAGAACTTTCGTAGCATTGATTTTTGATAGACTAAGTGGAAAGTTTCCCCAAAAATGATGGTCATAAGtggacatgcaaatcaaaacaagggAAAGTCAGATTTTCTGCGTTTTGCACTGTTTCAATTCCCTGctgatgagattttaaaataagtacaaGTTAGGAAAGTAAACTATTACTGGAAACTATATTCAGTGAACTTTTTCCAGAAGGctactcagaaagaaaaatatacttattttcaaaTACCATTTATTCAACATAAGATATAGTCAATAACTTATCATTTAAAATCTTAATATGGTATAAAGTAGGAAATATGTGCACAGCATCTTTCATTCAAATATCATTCCCAAACAGCAATGATGTGTTTAAATGTTAGCTgtctcagattttttaaatggcaatacattaaaaaattgtaCATGGCAGGTTAAAAGCATCACTGTAATTTTCTTATATCTGAGATACAATCATAAGGCTGAAAGGGTCTGCTTTTACCACAGCTAAACCTCAGAAGTGTTCCCAATTTGCGTACTCCAACAATCGAATATTAACAGTATCTGGGATGTACTTTCATTTAAGAATAAAACTGTGTAGCTTAGTATAATGTCAGTATCAACGTGCCAACTcatatttcaacattttaaaaatgtgtagatttaaaagaattctttttttctctaggaACCTGTTTATTccctactttattttctttgaaaaactaGGGGTTTGTTTTCAGCTGACATTTGGAGTGAGCCATTTGTTTGGCACCACTCACATAGAATCTAATGCTGATGTTGTCACATtactaattaacattttaaaaatgcgtCATGTGAAGTGTGGTTTTCTATTTCATACATCAGTTGGCCTGTTTATATATTAAAGGATTGTTTATTACATTAGATGTCACTAAGGAAAACCTGCCTCACATCGTAGATTTTTAACTAAAACTGATTCGACTTGAGTATTTCACTGTCAGATTAAATCCTCTTGCCTGAAAATAAGTTTAAGAAGCTTTTTGCAGATGATCTGTTGAATCATATTTAAAGTGAAATATACATTGAGTATGCCAAGGAATGAAGCAACCGGGCCTATCAGCAGTAATGTTCATAGGGTACTGAATGCCTGCTGGAAAGAGaagttctcaaactttttggtcCCAAGACCTTTTGTTTATCTGTGTTACACATAttaatgttatatttaaaata encodes:
- the UBXN2A gene encoding UBX domain-containing protein 2A isoform X3; translation: MKEVDNLESIKEEWVCETGSDHQPLSDSQQTNCEYFVDSLFEEAQKVGAKCLSPTEQKKQVDVSIKLWKNGFTVNDDFRSYSDGASQQFLNSIKKGELPLELQGVFDKEEVDVKVEDKKNEVCMSTKPVFQPFSGQGHRLGSATPKIVSKAKNIEVENKNKLSAVPLNNLEPITNIQIWLANGKRIVQKFNISHRISHIKDFIEKYQGSQRSPPFSLATALPFLKLLDETLTLEEAELQNAVIIQRLKNTADPFKELS
- the UBXN2A gene encoding UBX domain-containing protein 2A isoform X2 gives rise to the protein MKVKQERMKEVDNLESIKEEWVCETGSDHQPLSDSQQTNCEYFVDSLFEEAQKVGAKCLSPTEQKKQVDVSIKLWKNGFTVNDDFRSYSDGASQQFLNSIKKGELPLELQGVFDKEEVDVKVEDKKNEVCMSTKPVFQPFSGQGHRLGSATPKIVSKAKNIEVENKNKLSAVPLNNLEPITNIQIWLANGKRIVQKFNISHRISHIKDFIEKYQGSQRSPPFSLATALPFLKLLDETLTLEEAELQNAVIIQRLKNTADPFKELS
- the UBXN2A gene encoding UBX domain-containing protein 2A isoform X1; translated protein: MQTRSAEIKRMFVWGGPFLVKQERMKEVDNLESIKEEWVCETGSDHQPLSDSQQTNCEYFVDSLFEEAQKVGAKCLSPTEQKKQVDVSIKLWKNGFTVNDDFRSYSDGASQQFLNSIKKGELPLELQGVFDKEEVDVKVEDKKNEVCMSTKPVFQPFSGQGHRLGSATPKIVSKAKNIEVENKNKLSAVPLNNLEPITNIQIWLANGKRIVQKFNISHRISHIKDFIEKYQGSQRSPPFSLATALPFLKLLDETLTLEEAELQNAVIIQRLKNTADPFKELS